One genomic window of Nicotiana sylvestris chromosome 10, ASM39365v2, whole genome shotgun sequence includes the following:
- the LOC104229635 gene encoding flowering-promoting factor 1-like protein 3 has product MSGVWVFKNGVLRLVENPGDHFQGSRKVLVHVPTNEVITSYAILETKLYNLGWERYYDDPELLQYHKRSTTHLISLPKDFNKFKTMHMYDIVVKNRNEFEVRDM; this is encoded by the coding sequence ATGTCTGGTGTTTGGGTATTCAAGAATGGAGTACTCAGACTCGTAGAAAATCCAGGAGATCATTTCCAAGGTTCTAGGAAAGTGTTGGTTCATGTTCCTACAAATGAAGTTATTACATCCTATGCAATTCTTGAAACTAAACTATATAATCTTGGTTGGGAAAGGTACTATGATGATCCAGAATTACTTCAATACCATAAGAGATCTACAACTCATCTTATTTCTCTCCCAAAAGATTTCAACAAATTTAAAACCATGCATATGTATGATATTGTTGTCAAGAATCGCAATGAGTTTGAAGTTAGAGACATGTGA